The Pseudomonas sp. MM223 genome segment GCGGTCATAGGCAATGGCCACGCTCCACACCAGCGCAGCCGAGCCGCAGGCTTGCGCCGCGTCGGGGATCAGCTCGGCGGCATGGCCCAGGCGCTGCCAGTCAAGCTGCTCGTAAACCCCCTCATCACAGCCGCGCATCAAGTCTGGCCCCTCGATCTGCACCACGTCCCAATCGACGTTGCCGGTGTCGGCCATCACCTGGATCCGCGCCATCTCACCGTTGTATTCGCTCTGGATCAGCTTGCTGCCATCCTGGGCACTGAAGGGTTTGAAGATGGCCTCGTCCTGGGCCTTCTGGCCAGCGCCGCCATAGCCCACCACGACCATCTGCGGCGCGGCTTGAGCACTGCTCAGGCCAAGTGCCAGCAACGTTGCGCAAAGGCCAGTCATACGGGGTAATACCTGCATCGCAGTTTCCTCCTGCCGGTGCCCGAAGGGCCCGCTTTCTTGTTGTTGTGAGGTCACACCCTCGCGGTGAGGGTGATCAAAACCTAGCCTCGCACCAGTAAAAAAACAAGTTGATTTTTTACTGGCGCTACACTTTCATAAACAAAACAAGAACAACACCGCACCGGAGCCGCCTGTATGCAGACCGCCTTCCCTCACCTGTTCGAAGCCTTGCAAATCCGCGGCAAACGCTTGAAGAACCGCATCATGTCCACCGGCCACGACACCTGCCTGCCCACCGACAACCTGGTCAACGACAAGCTGATCGCCTACCAGCGCGAACGCGCAGCCGGTGGCGTTGGCCTGATCGTGCTGCAGGTTGCCGGGGTGCATGACAGCGCCCGCTATACCTCGCATGTGCTGATGGCCACCGACGACGCCTGCATTGACGGCTACCGACAGCTTGCCCAGGCCTGCCATGCACACGGCACCGTGGTGTTGTCGCAACTGTTTCACCCCGGGCGGGAGATCATGGAGTCGGCGGACGGCCTGCTGGCGGTTGCCTACTCCGCGTCTTCGGTGCCCAACGAGCGCTTCCGGGTGATGCCCCGCGCACTGGACCAGGCGATGATCGACGACATTGTCCAGGGCTACGCCAGTGCGGCGCGCCGCCTGCACCAGGCCGGTCTGGATGGGGTCGAAGTGGTGGCCAGCCATGGCTACCTGCCCGCGCAGTTTCTCAATCCGCGGGTAAACCTGCGCAGCGACGGCTACAACGGCGGCCTGGAACAGCGCCTGAGGTTCCTGCGTGAAGTGTTGGCCGCCGTGCGCGCCGCCACCGACGAGCAGTTCATCATTGGCCTGCGCATCAGCGCCGACGAGCGCGACAGCCAAGGGCTGAGTGAGGATGAATCACTGGCCGCAGCAGTTGCCCTGCAAGGTCGAGCTCGATTACCTGCACATCGTCGCTGGCACTTCGGCGTCGTTGGGCGGCGCCGTACACATCGTGCCACCCATGGCCATCGAGCCGGCCTACCTGGCCCGAGAAGCAGGCACCTTCAAGCAGCAGCTGGGCATCCCGTTGTTCGTCACCGGGCGCATCAACCAGCCCCAGGAAGCCGAACTGATCCTGGCCCGCGGCCAGGCCGATGTCTGCGGCATGACCCGTGCGCTGATCTGCGACCCGCTGATGCCGAGCAAGACCGAACGCGGCCAGGTCGAAGACGTACGCGCCTGCATTGCCTGCAACCAGGCCTGCATCGGCCACTTCCATCGCGGCCTGGCCATTTCCTGCATTCAGCGGCCCGAAACCGGTCGCGAGTTGCAGTACGGGCAACTGACGCCCACCACCACGCCCAAGCGCATCCTTGTCGCCGGTGGCGGGCCCGCCGGCATGAAGGCCGCCGCCGTAGCCGCCGCCCGTGGGCACCAGGTAACGCTGTACGAGGCTGGCCCGCAGCTCGGTGGCCAGGTGCTGCTGGCCCAATTGCTGCCGCGGCGCAGCGAGTTCGGCGGCGCCAGCACCAACCTGCAGCGGGAAATGGCCCTGGCCGGCGTGGAAGTCGTCCGCAACACCCGGGTCGACCGTGCCCTGGTCGAGCGCGAGCGCCCCGACCTGGTCATTGCCGCCACTGGCGCTACCCCCTATTGGCCGGCCTTCGAGCGCACCGGTGAGCTGCAGGTAGTGGACGCCTGGCAGGTACTGCGTAATGAAGTAAAGCCGGGGCGTTCGGTACTGGTGATCGACTGGCGTTGCGACTGGATCGGCCCTGGCATCGCCGAACGCCTGGTGCGTGAGGGGCACCAGGTGCAGTTGGCGGTCAACGGCACCCATTGCGGCGAGAACCTGCCACTTTACGTGCGCGACCAACTGGCCGGCGAGCTGCATCGCCTGGGCATCCCCATCACCCCTTATGCGCGCTTGTATGGCAGCGACGACAACACGGTGTACTTGCAGCACACCGCCAGCGGTGAAGCCATGATTTTCGAAGGCATCGATACACTGGTGCTGTGCATGGGCCATCAACCGGAAGACAGCCTGGCCAGCGAGCTGGCCGGCCTGGTGGAAGTGCGGCGCGTTGGCGACTGCCTGGCACCCCGCACCGCCGAAGAAGCGATTCACGATGGCCTTACAGTTGCCTGGTCGCTCTGAGGCTGTACATACTGGGGCTTTTGCGATGGACCGACGTGCATGAGCCAACTCCCCCAGCCCCCCGCCAGCGAAGCCGGGGGCGCCGCGCCGCAGTTCCTGGGCACCCGCATCCGCGGCCTGCGCAAGCGCCGCGGCATGACCTTGGCGGAGCTGGCCGCGCACAGTGAACTGACCGCGGGCTACATCAGCCAACTGGAGCGCAACCTTTCCTACCCGTCGATCCCGGCGCTGTTCAATATCGCCCGCAGCCTGGGTGTGACCATCCAGTGGTTCTTCGCCAGCGAAGCCACCACTGCGCCCGAAGATCAGGGTTATGTGGTGCGGCGCAACAGCCGCCTGAGCGTGCACTATGAAGACGGCATCGTCGATCAGCTGCTCACCCCCCAGCCCAACCGCCAGCTGGAGATCCTGCACTCACGCTTCCCGCCGGGCACTTACAGCCAGCAAAGTTACAGCCATGAAGGCGAAGAAGCCGGCTACATCCTTAGCGGCAGTTTCGAGCTTTGGGTGGGCGAACGGCACTTCCAGCTGGGTGAAGGCGACAGCTTCAGTTTCTCCAGCCAGGAACCCCACCGCTACGGCAACCCCGGTGAAGTGGATGCCGTAGTGATCTGGGTAATTACGCCGCCAACATTCTGAATTGCAGGATCAGGCAGCCGTAAACAGCTCGTTGGCAATCTGAGCCTGTGCAGCATCAATCGCCTGGCTGCGGTGCTCCGGGCCATAGGCCAGGCCATGGGCACGGACAATTTCCAGGTCGGTGACACCGATAAAGCCCAGGAACACTTTCAGGAAGTCTTCATGCCCTGCGCCAGTCGGTTGGCCAGCGTGCAGGCCACCGGCGGTGGACACCAGCACCACTTTCTTGTTGCCGCACAGGCCTTCCGGGCCAGCTTCGGTGTAGCGGAAGGTCTTGCCGGCAACGGCAACGCGGTCAATCCAGGCCTTGAGCTGGGTCGGCACGGTGAAGTTGTACATCGGCGCACCAATCACCACAGCATCAGCGGCCAGGAACTCTTCCAGGGTTTGCGCGCTCAGCTTGGCTTCGAAGGCCTGGGCTGCATCGCGCATGTCATCAGGGGTACCTGCAGCTACCAGGGTGGCGGCAGAGAAGTGGGCGATGGCGTCGGCAGCCAGGTCGCGGTAAACCACTTCCACGCTCGGGTCAGCGGCTTTCCAGGCTTCGACCACTTCACGGCTCAGCTGGCGGGAGGCGGAATTGTCGCCCAAGATGCTCGAATCGATGTGCAACAGTTTCATGGGACTCTCCTGTGATTGAAGACCGCAGCGTCGGGCGATCACGATGGGGAGAATCCTACCGGGATGAGTAATGGCTGATAAGCCGGCAAAAATGCGCTAGTTTGTCCCACAGATGGAACAGTGAGACATCCTCATGCAAGATCTCAACGACCTTTTCTACTTTGCCCGCGTGGTCGAAGCTGGCGGTTTCGCCGCCGCCGGGCGCCAGCTGGGCATCCCCAAGTCGCGCCTGTCACGGCGTATTGCCGAACTGGAAGAGCGCCTGGGCACCCGCCTGCTGCAACGCACCACACGGCAACTGAAACTCACGGCGGTTGGCGAGCGCTACCTGCACCATTGCCAGGCCATGCTACTGGAGGCCGAAGCCGCCGACGAAGCCGTGGCCAGCATGAGCAGCGAACCGCGCGGGCGTTTGCGGGTGTCTTGCCCGGTGGCGCTGGCGCATGCGTTCCTGCCCGATGTGATCAGCCGCTTTCTTGCCCTGTACCCGTTGGTGCAGCTGGACATGGTGCTGCTCAACCGCCGGGTCGACCTGATATCCGAAGGTATCGACGTGGCATTGCGTGTACGCGACCTGGGCGATGAAGACCCGGCCCTGGTTACCCGCCGCCTGCGCCAGGCGCAGATGCAACTGGTGGCCGCGCCCGGTTTCGCCGACCACATTCGCGAACCGGGCGAGCTGGCATCGTTGCCGGTGCTGGGCGCCGCCGAGGCAGACCGGCTAGTACACTTCCGTCTGTTCGGCCCCCAGGGCAAACAGCAGGAAATTGCCCTGGAACCACGCTTGGCCATTGATGATTTCGTGGTGCGTAACGCTGCTGTACGGGCTGGCCTGGGCTTCACCGCGCTGCCCAGCATGTTCTGCGAAGAAGAGCTGGAACGCGGCGAACTGGTGCGGCTGCTGCCAGACTGGTCGCTGCCAGGTGGCTACCTGCAGGCGGTGTACCCACATCGGCGCGGCGTACTGCCAGCAGTGCGAGTATGGATCGATCACCTGGCGGCATCATTCGAGGCCTGTGGAGAACGGTATGTCTGAACGGAAGATGAGCGAAGACCAGGTGGCCGCGTTTTGCCTGAGCCTGCCGGGTGCACGGGAAGACTACAAGTGGGGTGGCATCCGGGTGTTCTCGGTAGCGGGCAACAAAATGTTCGCGGTGCTCGACCTGGCGGGTGCGGGGCTGTCATTCAAAGTGGCCGATGAGCTGTTTCTCGGCTACTGCGACCGCCCAGGGGTGCGGCCTGCGCCGTATCTGGCGCGTGCGCGGTGGATCAGCATGGCGCTGCCCTACCCCATGGGGCGTGATGAGCTGTGTGATTTGTTGCAGCGCTCGCACCAGCTGGTGGTGCGTCGACTGCCGAAGCGGTTGCAGGTGGGGTTGTTGATCTAGTCAGCCTGTACCGGCCTCTTCGCGGGCTTGCCCGCGAAGAGGCCGGTACAGCTACAGATCAACCAAAGGGCAGATAACGCCCCTCAAAAAACAGCCAGTCCGCCCAGAACACCTGATGTACCAGCACAATCCCCCAGAACACCAACTGGTACGAAACCTTGCGGGTCTTGTGCCGAAACAGCTGCTGCGCCAATAACGCACCCGGCCAACCACCCAGCAATTCACTGGCATGCAACACTTTCTCTGGCGTGCGCCAGGCCTGCCTACGCGCCTGCTGTTTATCCTGCCAATACAGCAACAGGCTGACCAGGCTCATCGCCGGGTACAGCGCCAACGGCCACCAGGCATGGTCGTTCCAGGCCATGCGCGCAGCCCCCAGGCCGGGTAACAGGCAAAGCAGGCCCAACAGCAGCAGCTTCAGGCGCACATTGCGCACGCCTTCAGCCCGTTGCCCACGCAGCGCCTCAGCCATGGGCAGTGGACCAGTCGACCCAGCCGAACTGCCAGGTCGCCAGAATCAACAGGCCGAATACGATGCGATACCAGGCAAATGCCGCATAGCTGTGGTTGGCAATGAACTTGAGCAGCGCTCGCACCGCGATCATGGCAAAAATGAACGAAGTCACGAAACCAATGGCAAACACCGGCAAGTCACTCGGCTGGAAAAGGTCGCGGTACTTGTAGCCCGAGTACACGGCCGCACCCACCATGGTTGGCATCGCCAGGAAGAACGAGAACTCGGTCGCTGCCTTGCGCGACAGGCCAAACAACAGGCCACCGATAATGGTCGACCCGGAGCGCGAAGTGCCCGGGATCATCGCCAGGCACTGGACAAAACCGATCTTCAGCGCATGGCTCCAGCGCATGTCGTCCACATGGTCCACCTGCACACTGTGCTCGCGACGCTCGGCCCAGAGCATGATGACGCCACCGATAACCAGTGCCGCCGCCACGGTGATCGGGTTGAACAGGTACTCGTGAATCAGGTCGGCAAACAGCACACCCAGCACCACCGCCGGCATGAACGCCAGCAGCAGGTTACCCGTGAAACGCCGTGCCTTGGGCTGGCTGGTCAGGCCGAATACCACTTCGAGAATCTTGCTGCGAAACTCCCACACCACTGCCAGGATTGCCGCCAGCTGGATGATGATGTTGAAAGCCATGGCCCGTTCGCCACCAAAACCTATCAGGTCGGCGACGATAATCTGGTGCCCGGTACTGGAGATTGGCAGAAACTCCGTCAGCCCTTCGACCACGCCTAAGATGATTGCCTGGAAGGCAGTCCAAAAATCCATCATTCCCCCGGATGGAGCGCTGCTTGTTGCAGGCCCCTTGTTCTTGATTTGCTTGAAATTGCCGCACGCGGCCCGGCTGTTTTACAGCGACTGTTGGGCGTAACGCCAGTGGAAAAGTTCACGGCTGCTAAAGGTTTCATCTTGCGCGGCCGAAATCCTAGCAGAGCGCCTTTGCATTCGCTTTACGCGACCTGCTGCAGACTATTACGAAGATAGCACTTAGCCATTAGTCGGGTGGGGGCCTGCCGCAAAGCATGCTTGGATGCACCTCAATAAAAAGAACAATGCGGGAGCTCGTGGATGAAGACTTTGAGATCAATGTCGATCAGCCGTCGTCTGTGGCTGATCCTCGTGGTGGCAGTAGCCATGCTGGTGGTGCTGGGCCTGCTGATGCTGCGCCAGATCCACGGTGACCTTTATCAGGCCAAGGCGGAGAAGACCCGCCACGTGGTGCAGACCGCGGCCGGTGTACTGGCCTATTACCAAGGGCTGGAGGCGGTGGGCACACTCAGCCGCGAAGCCGCCCAGCAACAGGCGCTGCAAGTGGTACGGGCGCTGCGCTACGACCACGACGACTACTTCTGGATCAACGACCTGGGGCCCAGGATGATCATGCATCCGGCCAACCCCAAGCTCGACGGCCAGGACCTCTCGGCCATTCGCGACCCCGACGGCTTTGCCGTGTTCAACGAAATGGTCGCACTGGCCCGCCAGCAAGGCGCCGGGCCGGTCAACTACCGCTGGCCCAAACCCGGTGCCAGCGAGCCGGTGGCCAAGACCTCTTATATACAGTTGTTCAAGCCGTGGGGCTGGATCATCGGGTCGGGCGTGTACATCGACGATGTGCAGGCCGAATTCGCCCGCCAGCTGCGCGACGCCTCGCTGGTGGGCGTGGGCATCGCCCTGCTGATGGCGCTGGTGGTGTTGCTGATTGCCCGTAGTATCGCCCGCCCCTTGCAGGAGGCCGTGCAGGCCATGGGCAACATCGCCAGCGGCGAGAGCGACCTGACCCGGCGCCTGGACACCCATGGCCGTGACGAAATCACTCACTTGGGCGAGCACTTCAACCGCTTCAACGGCAAGCTCCAAGGGGTGGTTGGCCAGTTGCAGGGCGCCGCCCACGCCCTGGCCCAGTCCGCCGGGCACGTCGGTGACAATGCGGGTGCCGCACAACAGCACAGTGCCCAGCAATCACTCCAGATGGACCAAGTGGCCACTGCCGTGAACGAGGTGACTTACGCAGTACAGGACGTGGCCAAGACCGCCGAGCAGGCTGCCGGGGAAATGCGCACTGCACAACAGCAGGTAGCGCATGGCCAGCAGGCCATCCATGGCAGCCTGGCGCAGATTGATCGGCTGTCGCTGACCATCGACCAGGCCGTGCAGGTGATCCGCGACCTGGCCGGGCACAGCACACGCATCGGTGGCGTGCTTGATGTAATCCGCTCCATCGCCGAACAGACCAACCTGCTGGCGTTGAATGCGGCCATCGAAGCGGCGCGCGCCGGCGAGCAAGGCCGTGGCTTTGCCGTGGTCGCCGACGAGGTGCGCCTGTTGGCCCAGCGCACGGCGCAATCGACGGCCGAGATCCATACCATGATCGAGCATCTGCAAAGCCAGTCGGACGCGGCGGTCAAGGCCATCGACACCAGCAGTGAAGCCTCGCGCCAGACCGTCGAGCAAGCCCGCGAGGCCGGCGCCAGCCTGGATGCCATCAACCAGGTGTTGAACAACCTCACCGCCTTGAATGCGTCCATTGCCAGTGCCACCTTGCAGCAGTCGCATGTGGTCGAGGAGATCAACCGCAACGTGCTGGATACCGCCGGGCTGTCCCAGCAGACTGCCGATGCGGCGCGCCAATCCAGTGATGCCGGGGTGGCGTTGGGGCAACTGAGCGAGGAGTTGGAGCAGTTGCTGCGGCAGTTCCGGGTTTAACCTTCATATTGCCGGGGGCGCTTTGCGCCCCTTTCGCGGCACAAGGCCGCTCCTACAGGAGATCGCATTCCTCTGTAGGCGCGGCCTTGTGCCGCGATGGGCTGCAAAGCAGCCCCGGCGTTCTAATGCCCTACACCTTCCCCAGCCGACCCGCTACAATCGCGCCCCT includes the following:
- a CDS encoding Metal reductase, which encodes MNHWPQQLPCKVELDYLHIVAGTSASLGGAVHIVPPMAIEPAYLAREAGTFKQQLGIPLFVTGRINQPQEAELILARGQADVCGMTRALICDPLMPSKTERGQVEDVRACIACNQACIGHFHRGLAISCIQRPETGRELQYGQLTPTTTPKRILVAGGGPAGMKAAAVAAARGHQVTLYEAGPQLGGQVLLAQLLPRRSEFGGASTNLQREMALAGVEVVRNTRVDRALVERERPDLVIAATGATPYWPAFERTGELQVVDAWQVLRNEVKPGRSVLVIDWRCDWIGPGIAERLVREGHQVQLAVNGTHCGENLPLYVRDQLAGELHRLGIPITPYARLYGSDDNTVYLQHTASGEAMIFEGIDTLVLCMGHQPEDSLASELAGLVEVRRVGDCLAPRTAEEAIHDGLTVAWSL
- the puuR_3 gene encoding HTH-type transcriptional regulator PuuR (*Name puuR_3) encodes the protein MSQLPQPPASEAGGAAPQFLGTRIRGLRKRRGMTLAELAAHSELTAGYISQLERNLSYPSIPALFNIARSLGVTIQWFFASEATTAPEDQGYVVRRNSRLSVHYEDGIVDQLLTPQPNRQLEILHSRFPPGTYSQQSYSHEGEEAGYILSGSFELWVGERHFQLGEGDSFSFSSQEPHRYGNPGEVDAVVIWVITPPTF
- the azoR1 gene encoding FMN-dependent NADH-azoreductase 1 (*Name azoR1); its protein translation is MKLLHIDSSILGDNSASRQLSREVVEAWKAADPSVEVVYRDLAADAIAHFSAATLVAAGTPDDMRDAAQAFEAKLSAQTLEEFLAADAVVIGAPMYNFTVPTQLKAWIDRVAVAGKTFRYTEAGPEGLCGNKKVVLVSTAGGLHAGQPTGAGHEDFLKVFLGFIGVTDLEIVRAHGLAYGPEHRSQAIDAAQAQIANELFTAA
- the dmlR_15 gene encoding HTH-type transcriptional regulator DmlR (*Name dmlR_15), yielding MQDLNDLFYFARVVEAGGFAAAGRQLGIPKSRLSRRIAELEERLGTRLLQRTTRQLKLTAVGERYLHHCQAMLLEAEAADEAVASMSSEPRGRLRVSCPVALAHAFLPDVISRFLALYPLVQLDMVLLNRRVDLISEGIDVALRVRDLGDEDPALVTRRLRQAQMQLVAAPGFADHIREPGELASLPVLGAAEADRLVHFRLFGPQGKQQEIALEPRLAIDDFVVRNAAVRAGLGFTALPSMFCEEELERGELVRLLPDWSLPGGYLQAVYPHRRGVLPAVRVWIDHLAASFEACGERYV
- the uppP_2 gene encoding Undecaprenyl-diphosphatase (*Name uppP_2) gives rise to the protein MDFWTAFQAIILGVVEGLTEFLPISSTGHQIIVADLIGFGGERAMAFNIIIQLAAILAVVWEFRSKILEVVFGLTSQPKARRFTGNLLLAFMPAVVLGVLFADLIHEYLFNPITVAAALVIGGVIMLWAERREHSVQVDHVDDMRWSHALKIGFVQCLAMIPGTSRSGSTIIGGLLFGLSRKAATEFSFFLAMPTMVGAAVYSGYKYRDLFQPSDLPVFAIGFVTSFIFAMIAVRALLKFIANHSYAAFAWYRIVFGLLILATWQFGWVDWSTAHG
- the mcpP gene encoding Methyl-accepting chemotaxis protein McpP (*Name mcpP), which produces MKTLRSMSISRRLWLILVVAVAMLVVLGLLMLRQIHGDLYQAKAEKTRHVVQTAAGVLAYYQGLEAVGTLSREAAQQQALQVVRALRYDHDDYFWINDLGPRMIMHPANPKLDGQDLSAIRDPDGFAVFNEMVALARQQGAGPVNYRWPKPGASEPVAKTSYIQLFKPWGWIIGSGVYIDDVQAEFARQLRDASLVGVGIALLMALVVLLIARSIARPLQEAVQAMGNIASGESDLTRRLDTHGRDEITHLGEHFNRFNGKLQGVVGQLQGAAHALAQSAGHVGDNAGAAQQHSAQQSLQMDQVATAVNEVTYAVQDVAKTAEQAAGEMRTAQQQVAHGQQAIHGSLAQIDRLSLTIDQAVQVIRDLAGHSTRIGGVLDVIRSIAEQTNLLALNAAIEAARAGEQGRGFAVVADEVRLLAQRTAQSTAEIHTMIEHLQSQSDAAVKAIDTSSEASRQTVEQAREAGASLDAINQVLNNLTALNASIASATLQQSHVVEEINRNVLDTAGLSQQTADAARQSSDAGVALGQLSEELEQLLRQFRV